In Drosophila miranda strain MSH22 chromosome XR, D.miranda_PacBio2.1, whole genome shotgun sequence, the genomic window TTTTAGAACACAGCTCAATAGGGAGAGAGAGCTTCACCTGGGCACGGATATTCTTGCCGGACACCAACAGCGGCACATTCGGGCAGTCTGGCGTACCTGGGGGGATGCAGGGCACATCCTTGGCGAGGCTGCGGCTCTGGCCAGTCTTGATCAATGCCCCCGGTGCTCCAGTCGCTCCAATACACGTAGTCCTAGCTGCCAACCAGTACCGACACTTGTTGCCATCCAGCATCTGAGCTCCCGGCCATGATTATAGCTCGGACCCGGCGTATGGAGTCCGCGGGGAGGGGGGCGACCTCATACCATTACATACCGATacaccgtaaatataccgtcgGTTCAATTTTTACCTCAAAAATAccgaaaacgagggggaacgttgtgagttgctgcggacaccgcaactctacagttatacccgatactaagtcagtatggctctcctccggcagacgctgctaatattaaacgacacgacaaggagtgcgtgcgagagagacaaaaaatcagtctgagcgtgacgtcgggcgctgcgtagccagtgcaaattgatttgttccttttggctataatctggtctgatctggtccagattcagcaatctgatagatatggtcgttatctatgattctgcgtttttagttttctcgaatgtgcaatattgtggatgcaacagattttcgtcctttgtgggggcggaaaagggtggggcgaaattctgagatatacgttttatagtgagatctaacagaagtacggataccaaatttggttactctagccttaatagtctctgagatttgtggatgccccagattttcgtcctttgcgggggcggaagggggtgtggcgaaatttggacacgaaacggtaaaggtccgatatcacaggagtgtggataccaaatttggttgctctggatcttataggttctgagatccttgaactcatattttgcaattggcaaaaccgaccatgaaacctgtgtgttagagagagacagagcgagaaagaatgaaattgttttcttgattctggctataataattatacgatctaattgagattttacactctagaacatatagtcatcctctacgattctgcgtttttggttttatcgtatctttaaaaatgtggatgccacagattttcgtcctttgtgggggcggaagtgggcggggcgaagttttgaaatatttttgtagcagtgacatatcacagaagtctggatccaaaacatcgtagctctagatcttatagtctttgagcactaggcgctgaaggggacggacagacggacggacggacggacggacagacggacagacggacagacggacggacggacggacggacggacggacagacggacagacagacagggctcaatcgactcggctattgatgctgatcaagaatatatatactttatggggtcggaaacgattccttctggacgttacacacatccacttttaccacaaatctaatataccccaatactcattttgagtatcgggtataattattcAAAATACCGTAAACGGTCGCCCAGATTGCaggtatattttttttttaggtaTATTTCGATTCAAATCTTATCGATAGTTCCGCGGTCTGCGCGGTCACACTGTTCACTTGCGCACATGTTTGTTTTCCTTTgcattatttttcttttacgCCGTAATTAACGTAAATAAATGCTATCATGAAGGTTAAAATGATAAGTCGCAACCCGGACAACTATGTCCGGGAAACCAAGCTGCAGCAACACAAAAGTGAGTCCACAGTAGTGCCCTAGCCAGCATCATTTATATGTTGCTCTAAAAATTGTAGTGCCCCGCAACTATGATCCATCGCTGCATCCACTGGAGGGCCCCAGGGAATATGTGCGTGCGCTGAATGCCACCAAACTGGATCGCGTATTTGCCAAACCTTTTGTCTGCAATTTGAGTGGACATCGCGACGGCGTTTCCTGCTTTGGCAAGCATCCCAAGCTGCTCTCCGCGCTAGCCACCGGAGCCTACGACGGCGAGGTGCGTATCTGGGACCTGGCGAATCGCGTGAGTGCCCGGAGCTTTGTGGCCCACAATGGATTTGTGCGGGGAATCGCGTATGCGAAGGATGGAGAACGTATCTTCACCGTCGGCGATGACAAAACCATTAAGGTTTGGAACTCACAGGCACCGGAGGTgggcgaggaggaggagccggTAAACACAATACTGAGTCGATATGGCCTGCATGGCATTTCGCACAACCGCAAAGACAACAGCTTTGCCACGTGTGGCGAGGTTTGCGCCATTTGGGATGAGCAGCACAATGATCCTCTGAAGACGCTTAAATGGGGAGTGGACACCCTGCACACGATTTCGTACAATCCCGTGGAGACCAATGTGCTGGCCTGCTGTGCCAGCGATCGTAGCATCATACTATACGATCAACGTGAGGCTCAACCGCTGCGCAAGGTGGTGTTAACCATGAAGAGCAACAAGCTGGCCTGGAATCCCATGGAGGCGTTCAACTTTACAGTGGCCAACGAAGACTGCAAGTAGGTGAAGGGAGGGACATTTGGGAGTCGTATAGGACGTTAATAACTATTTTCCTTTGCAGTCTCTATACCTTTGACACACGTAAACTTCAAACTCCTCTAAAGGTGCACTTCGATCACGTTTCTGCCGTAACCGATGTGGACTATGCACCCACAGGGAAGGAATTCGTCTCGGCTAGCTATGACAAGACCATACGCATCTATCATGCCCATCAGAGTCATTCCCGTGACATTTACCATACCAAGCGCATGCAACATGTGGTCTGTTGTGCCTGGTCTTTGGATAATCGATATATTTTCTCTGGCTCCGACGAAATGAACGTGCGCATGTGGAAATCGAACGCGTCGGAGAAGCTGGGAATCATTCGCCCAAGAGAACGTACCAATTTCAACTATCAGGAGGCCCTCAAGGAGAAGTACGCTGCACATCCGCAAATCAAACGCATCGCACGTCATCGTCAAGTGCCGCGCCATGTTCTCAATGCCCAGAGAAAGATGCGTGCGGGCAAAGAGAAGGACCAAGTAAAGGAGGCCAATGTGCGAAAGCACTCCAAGCCCGGCAAAGTACCCTACGTCAGCGAGAAGAAAAAGCATGTACTGAAGGAAGAAGTCTAAATACGTTTACAAACCAAGTAGTCAAATAAGTAAAACAGAAACACACGTAggaccataccataccataccattgATAATGAAAAGAAAGTAACGAAGAACGAAATGTGTTTTGGAAACGATAAGCCCGAGCGGGCGATAACGATAACAGCTGGGGAAACGTGGCGAAATCTGGAACATTTTTGTTTATAAAAGGTGGACAGCCCCGCCAGTTGGAGCTCATTGTTACGGTGCCAGTCGGTCGTTaggtttttgttttcgttgtTGATTTGTTTATACTCGAAGAGACTCTCCCCTTTCGGCTCGCACGCAAAACTCGTTTACGTTTGACACATAAAATCCAATTAAACATGGAAGCACTGGGCGATCTTTTGGCACCCCACAGCGAGCTCATTGCCAAGGTGGCCGGCACAATTACTACCCTGCAATTTCTGTCCGGTATAGCGCTGCTCAACGACATCCGTAAGAAGGGCAGCAGCGATGTTTATCCAGTCGGACCGTTTCTAGGCGGCGTGGTCCTGTAAGTACGTGCCCCTGCACTGTACACACTGTCATCAAAGAGTGCATCTGTGTGGGCATTGATTAAATTTTTGAATTGTCGCCATGACACCGCAGAATCGGTTAGCTCAAGGACGCACCTAAAATCGTTTTACGTTCTATTCAATGATACAGAAATTGGCGATTACATCACGCCCAAATGAAAGCAGAAAGCTGCTCCGATCATCTCAGTCACTCAACCATTACAATTTCAAATAATTTCTTTTGACCTTGTCATACAAGAATCTGTCGTTTCTTATCGATGGCAAGCCCCAGCCAACACGTAGCTCTTATCTAAATGTTTATTTGTAAAGTTCTAACTTAGTATTCCGATCTGCCAGTCTGCTCAATGAAGGATAGTCGGACGTCGCTAATCGCTCATAAGACAAGCCCCGATAAGCGGCTCGCCCACTCCACGTGCTCGGAATGAGAAATCAGAGtgggtctctctctctctctgtgctcAGTGGGGGTGGCAGGTAGCCGCACACCGTATACTGTGTGCAGTGTAAAGACGCCCGAACATGCAACAGTTGGGTGCCCTGCTGCAAGGTGTAGCTAGCAAGGTCAATGTTACCTTGTGGGCCTGTGTCGTTATATATCACCATAATCGAAATTATTTCACCACAATGGAGGTTTCTACTGATAAAATGGTAGCTGACACTGcagatatttttgtagccgACTTTTAATGTTATCAATAGAGCCCGATAAATTAGCATGATTTGTAATTAAACAAAATTCCACAGCTGGTCTACTGCAAAACCCGTTTGACCAGAATATTTACCACAGTAGAATGCATTCTAAGAGATGGAAATCTCCGGCTAGTTGTACGTATACATATACGGACCAAAATCACATAATTTAGCAACACACAAAACAGGTTTTTTTTGCACTATGAGCATAAATAGGAAAATCTTCAGCAGAGGACTGAAGCCAATTATATTTCTCAGAAGCTCGCATACTACTATTCATTCATTCACTAAACAACAATAAGGCGATCCTCTCTAAACCTTTTTGGGATCTGTTCCCCGTTCTGTCGAATGCAACTAACTTTAAATTTTAAGATTctggatatacatatatgtatgtatgtatgtatgtgcatatgtaGTAGGTGTACTCGAATTTTTGTTAATTAATTAATCGAGTATACAATTTAAATTGGCTTCATGGGAAGATCGAAACTTGGCTACACTTCTATTCATAAAAACCATTTCTCCCATTCCAGAACGGTTCTCAGCTTGAAGCTGGCCAATATTATGAATGATGCTGCCATGATAAACACTAATTTAATTGGATTGGTGATTAACTTTGTGTTTCTTGGCGGCTTCTACTACTATGCCTCCAGTGGTAGCAGGGGAAACATCTGGAAGCAGATTGGTTACGCTTCCCTATTCCTGTTGGCGTGCACTGCATATGCAAACTTTGAGGATCCCAAGAAGATTGAGTTCCGTCTGGGAATGCTCATCACGGGAATCCTTGTGTGGCTGGTGGGCTCACCCCTCCTGCACCTTCCTAAAATCATTGCGAAGAAGAGCACCGAGGGCATGCCCTTTCCAATTATATTGGCTGGTAACCTGGTAGCCACTTCCTGGATGCTGTACGCCATCTCCATAAAGAATACTGTGATGGTGGTAAGTTGGGAGGGCAGCAGCTTTTATAAGAATCATCCATTTGATGTCCGATTTTTACATTTAGCTCCAAAACTTGTTGCTTCTGATCTTGGGTGGAATTCAGCTGTCGATGTTTGCCATTTACCCGAATAAGCCAGCTGCCAAGAAGCCGGCGGCCAAGAAGGACAGTAAGAAGGAGAAATAATTGTGTGAGCGGACTAATAATGGATTAATTAACCAAATAATATTTAGCTAGGAATGAGAAGTAATCAAATTGCATATTGCTTGAATTTACACTAAATCGccaaaacaaaatcaaaaccaattgaaatttgtcctatacaaattatttttttacatacatacatatatgcgaTATTTTCCTAAAATAAATCATTCTAAGAGTGAAAGTTGAGGGGAGACAAATAAAAATCCTCAGCTATCTAATGAACAATTGTTACTATTATTGTACATAGCTACTAAGTACTTGCAAATTTTTGACAATAATTCAAATCTTCCAATGCgtatttataaataaaaatagtTAAACTGTTACAAATTCAATAGATTTCTGGCTCCTTTATGGCTCGGCTTCCACTGGCACTGTGGAGTTATAATGGGCACCCAACTGGTAGATATGACGATGGTAGCACAGTACCAGGGGAGCACCGCCAAATTCCTCCTGCCCTAGCAGTGTAGGAGCTCCCTCGGCTTGGATGACTTCAATGGGAACTTTCAGCAGCGAGGAGATTGCCTTCAGTTCGATGTGACCACCCCATGCGTGGTTCTCCTCTATGTCTTTGCAGTATTGCTCGAACTGCTCGTCATTTAACAGTTCTCCAGTCTCCGGATGGGCCATATAGCATAAGAAAGCGTCCTTTTGGGCACGCACATAATTGGCTGTCTCCTTGCGCAGCTCTTCCACGCTGTGGCCGGGCAGAGCATTGGCAATTAACTGATGGCGCACAGCATGGTACAAGCAGTCTCCATCGGAGGCTATGGAGTGCAAGGCCAGCTGGCGACTGGCCAACTTGTCTGTGATCTGCTGAAGTTCGATCCATTTGAGCGATGGGCCATCGTTGGCTGCATTCTGGAGCTCCTCGCGAATTTCCGCCTCGCGTTCGCGGGCCTCCCGTGACTTCTTGTCGCGCCGCCTTTGGGCCTTAGACACACGCTGCTGCGTGCCAGGTTCCTGCGACTGTTTCTTTTCGTCGTCCTCGCTTTTGGCTGGTTCGCTTCCAGCGGGCGGTGCCTCTGCAACGGGTTGATTCTTGGGCAGCTCAGACACGTCTTTGCTTTCGTCTGCCTGAAGTTCGATCTTTTGACGCTGCTCCAGCTCACTCTCCAGGCGTGACATCTCCTCTAGGAACTCCTTGCGCTTGGTTTTATTGTTCTTGGGCGCATTCTTCTTCATGGCCTGCAACTTGGCCTGAAGTTCTTTGCGCTCGCGGCGATGGCGAGAGGCAACATCCTCCAGATTGACCTCTTTTACCTTTGATTCCAGCTCAAATATAACCCCGCCATCACTTGCCATCTTCAAAaccttaatttaattttaataaaaataactATGTTGTCGGTATCAATGTGACCGCGGtattatcgataaaatataccgtccgtccctcagaaatataccaaaatataccgtctcatttaaaaaatataccgtaaatatactgacgaatttttatatttcgtgaaatattactagctaatcacataattttatccaattaatgaatctattttccacttgactggcttattttaaatacttgacttTGATTGTTTTTGCCTCAATTTTGGTTCCTCAACAACAATATAGCGTCTCGAATGATCAAAAACAGAACTCAGCCTacttaagccccctctatttaaatagttcaactacttgaggtaaatggcggaaaatataaacgattgtaaattcttcttgtagattcaTGCCATCTTTCCTCTGAACTTAAAAACAAaccacgatatctttcacctgaactgctcTGACATTATTAAATgttcattattttcggtggaaaaTTGAAATACCCCCTTGGTTTATAATAATCGTTCTCCGTCAAAGATTGGAAACCATAGTGATCAATTTTGATgtcgaatattattagctagatagaaaatttagccatgcccacataacaTAACAGCCCACATCATTACATATATCTAGCATTTTTCTAAGCAATGGAAAATATTGCCACAACCATGTTCGATTTTATCGGTAATTGAAATATAAACAATAAAACCGCAATAAATGTGGTTTTGCCGGTTTTAAGACGTGCCTAATTTGTATCTTATATGTTTTTGGTCTAAGCTCTTTTcggtatgtttttttttaatctagCGTGTATTGTCTCCGAAACCTGGCAGCACTGGTAGCAGTGCTCATCAAAGCTCGGGCTGGTGTAACTGTTTTGTAAGTGTGCCAAAATACCAGaacattatttttaaatttcaTTATTACCTGTTATAATTCAAACTAGAACATTCTGGTGCAATATTACTACGCTATTCCATTTAAAACAAGTTATACATATGTTGTTTTTAGCattcttttattttgtttgtgcTAAAAAAAATGTAGGGTAGGGGACTGTATGCTCTTGGTTAGTGTTTCTAGTGAACTGGAATTGGATCAACCAATTCTAGATTAACAAATGGCTTAATCTAAACTAGAGTCGAAAAAAAATATCCAAATTCATTCATATATACAGACTAATCTATAGGGAGGAAGTGACATATGTgaaataattcgaaataacTTTAAAAATTTGAAAACTTGTCTATCTGTCAGTTGTAATAATTTTCATAAATGATGCCTAAAACTGTCAAGCGTTAACTACACAACTTAAAAATCTATTGCACAAAAAGATGTGCaaaatgtatatgtacatTGGCCAACAGCGACAACTAGTTATTTACTTAACATGCTAAGAAAGGAGAGCACTAAAACTTAGACGACATATATTATAATAGTTATGAACCGAAACTATTTTACTTAACTACTAATCGCACAACTCGCTCGCTTATATCTAACGTGATTTTCCTAGTAGAAAGTATAAAAGGAAGCACTGGCGAACTATGAATTAGTATCTCAGCAAGCCCTACATAATCTGCTCGGCGCTGCTAATTAGAGGCTCTTGGTAATGTTTTGGAACAAGCGACGACCCCACCATGATTCCAGATCGAAGGGCTTGAAGTCTTGCAACGCTGGGCTAGGAGGCTCCACCCAAACCGCCGCCGATGCGGAGGTGGGAAATGGTTTATTGGCGATGATGCATTCCACAGGATTAGTggcattgttgttgttagCATCTGCCACTGGTTTCTCGCAGGGCTTCGCCGATGTACTCGAATCATAGGGATTTGGTGCCACTAACATGTTCCATGCTATAACGaaaaattgtttattaaaATATAGCTTAGTTTCGGGATGTgcttatacatatataaatgtGTATCGTTTGTTCGGCTTACAGTCATTTATATAGCGTATGATCTCCTCATGCTGCGGTGTTATCACCTCATCCTCGATCAGCTTGGTGGGTGTTATCCGTTTTGAGGCACTCTGTTGAAAGAATGGGCGCGGGATGCTGTTTTCCCAAAGTCATTACATTTCAATTACAATTTTAcgaaatatttaatatttatgaCGCCGCACTTATGCAAACCGTACTGCGCCCCGTGAACATGTGGTCTACAAAAATAAATCACTCGAGGAAAGTGGGGGAAAACGACAGCGTGGTACTCTGCTCTAGGAACCTTGACGTACGAATATTGTTTGATACATTAAAGCAATAAATCAAATTGTACAAAATAAATTGGTACAAATTAAGATACTATCATAGGCAGATGTGACTGGCATTTTATGCTGATAACGAATAGTGATATGAAGAGATATCTCAATCGATTTTCCTCTACTCAGCACATTCCATTCGATTGGCAAGGATGCGTATTGTACAATAAGAAATCATGATTTCCGCACAGCCGGCTTGCGCCCTACAAATGTCTGTTGCTGTGGCTTCCATTCATCTCGCTTAGAAGCGTGTGACGTAACGGGCGGAAAAGTCATTGCCTTTGGGGCAAGCCGATAACCGATGCTTGACCCACGTGTTGCCTCCTACTGTGAGCGCTCTGCTCCGTTTCTCAATTAGCATAGGAGTGCTAGCTAGGTCGCTCAGTCTCTTGTCTCTTGCGATAAAATGTCAAGATAAGACGAGGGTCCCTCGCTCCCTTTCCGACACATTTCCAACATGTGCAGGCACACGCATTGTTTGCATAAGCGTTTCGGCGTTTCAGCTGTGTTCTGTTCTCTGTTCTCTTACTTGTTGTGCTCCTCCGGGGGACTGTTCAGATCGAAGCTGCCGTTCTTCTTGCTGCTCTCCTTGATGCTCTCGAACTTTTCAAAGTTTTGGGCCAGACCTGGCAAGTAACGGAGAGAATGATGCAAATGTCAGTTTGCAGTTGAAATGCCGGCAaaacaattttcaaaaaaaaaacgacagagagagagagatgagtGCGAGTGTGCTCTCCCGCTCAACGCATTGTTGTGACATAACAGTTCGGCAACAATTCCATTCCGTGCCCGGTCTTTGGGTTTATTGTACTTTTTCACATTTATATACATTTAAATGCACTGTACTTACCACGTCGCGTTTTAGCAACAATTTTGCTGGGTCCCTTGTTGATTGTGTACATGGTTGTGTTTGGTATTTAAATGTTTAATTTAACCCTcgctgattttgttgttgtccgCCTGGtgactgctgcctgctgcctgagAGGTGTTTTCTGGCAACGAATTCTCCTTTGCTATTTTCGTTACTGCGGTGTTTTCTCTGTTCCGTTTTGTGCCTTTCGACGTAGATTAGTATTTAAGAAATTATATGATCAGAATTTTCCCGCAGTCGCTTGGTTGCCTCATCTTTTAAACAGTTACACAATACACATATGACTTTAGGGCACTTTATTAGGTTCTCGCGACGTCGGACCAAATCAATTGCTTTCATTTAATGGTTATTGGCTATTATTGTTCTGGATTCGTCTGTGGAAGGTATTTAAAAGCACCATTGGCGATTAATTGAAACCAGAATTGGAAACGGCTAACATATGCCATAACAGTGTGAAACATATGTTTGTTTCC contains:
- the LOC108152720 gene encoding DDB1- and CUL4-associated factor 13, whose translation is MKVKMISRNPDNYVRETKLQQHKMPRNYDPSLHPLEGPREYVRALNATKLDRVFAKPFVCNLSGHRDGVSCFGKHPKLLSALATGAYDGEVRIWDLANRVSARSFVAHNGFVRGIAYAKDGERIFTVGDDKTIKVWNSQAPEVGEEEEPVNTILSRYGLHGISHNRKDNSFATCGEVCAIWDEQHNDPLKTLKWGVDTLHTISYNPVETNVLACCASDRSIILYDQREAQPLRKVVLTMKSNKLAWNPMEAFNFTVANEDCNLYTFDTRKLQTPLKVHFDHVSAVTDVDYAPTGKEFVSASYDKTIRIYHAHQSHSRDIYHTKRMQHVVCCAWSLDNRYIFSGSDEMNVRMWKSNASEKLGIIRPRERTNFNYQEALKEKYAAHPQIKRIARHRQVPRHVLNAQRKMRAGKEKDQVKEANVRKHSKPGKVPYVSEKKKHVLKEEV
- the LOC108152722 gene encoding sugar transporter SWEET1, producing MEALGDLLAPHSELIAKVAGTITTLQFLSGIALLNDIRKKGSSDVYPVGPFLGGVVLTVLSLKLANIMNDAAMINTNLIGLVINFVFLGGFYYYASSGSRGNIWKQIGYASLFLLACTAYANFEDPKKIEFRLGMLITGILVWLVGSPLLHLPKIIAKKSTEGMPFPIILAGNLVATSWMLYAISIKNTVMVLQNLLLLILGGIQLSMFAIYPNKPAAKKPAAKKDSKKEK
- the LOC108152721 gene encoding deubiquitinase OTUD6B, with the translated sequence MASDGGVIFELESKVKEVNLEDVASRHRRERKELQAKLQAMKKNAPKNNKTKRKEFLEEMSRLESELEQRQKIELQADESKDVSELPKNQPVAEAPPAGSEPAKSEDDEKKQSQEPGTQQRVSKAQRRRDKKSREAREREAEIREELQNAANDGPSLKWIELQQITDKLASRQLALHSIASDGDCLYHAVRHQLIANALPGHSVEELRKETANYVRAQKDAFLCYMAHPETGELLNDEQFEQYCKDIEENHAWGGHIELKAISSLLKVPIEVIQAEGAPTLLGQEEFGGAPLVLCYHRHIYQLGAHYNSTVPVEAEP
- the LOC108153364 gene encoding uncharacterized protein LOC108153364 — protein: MYTINKGPSKIVAKTRRGLAQNFEKFESIKESSKKNGSFDLNSPPEEHNNIPRPFFQQSASKRITPTKLIEDEVITPQHEEIIRYINDSWNMLVAPNPYDSSTSAKPCEKPVADANNNNATNPVECIIANKPFPTSASAAVWVEPPSPALQDFKPFDLESWWGRRLFQNITKSL